The Herpetosiphonaceae bacterium genome window below encodes:
- a CDS encoding nucleoside hydrolase: MMNQDRRTFLTRTGMGLLAAMAALRLDHNLLDSPIAYAHPNEPTSRSAQTRPANEPIAVVIDSDPGVDDASALVWLLSQQMYQFDLLGICTVAGNTSLENATQNVLTVLDVVAPGRPIPVVMGAEKPLSGKLSHIPKLIHGPDGLWFSQRRYPIQQLPNNTPLFYRSMAESRPGFTVVALGPLTNLAEAVRRFPDTADGIGRIVWLGGAKCGGNHTPVSEFNAWQDPEAAEIVLGSGIPVTMVPLDTFTGFVVTPEDVQRLESGNAGGRFLVQPLRGLLGAFERLTGQALANLPDVIAMMLAFDSSLAQTTQDALVKIVADRSLTHGQTIVALTFIEHLTLIASDAELSALVDRAFSDPSFDLFAAFLAIVAREPANVQWVSKVDAAAVRDRFLQALTAS, encoded by the coding sequence ATGATGAATCAAGATCGGCGGACGTTTCTGACGCGGACAGGGATGGGCTTACTGGCTGCCATGGCAGCCCTTCGCCTCGATCACAACCTTTTGGATAGTCCGATAGCCTATGCCCACCCGAACGAGCCAACATCGCGCTCGGCCCAGACCCGCCCCGCGAATGAACCGATCGCCGTTGTGATCGACAGCGACCCAGGCGTTGACGATGCATCAGCGCTCGTCTGGCTGCTGAGCCAGCAGATGTACCAGTTCGATCTCCTGGGAATTTGTACCGTCGCCGGTAACACCTCGCTGGAAAACGCGACGCAGAACGTGCTGACCGTGCTGGATGTGGTCGCGCCCGGTCGGCCTATTCCCGTGGTGATGGGCGCGGAGAAGCCGCTCAGCGGCAAGCTGAGCCATATCCCCAAGCTGATCCACGGCCCCGACGGGCTGTGGTTCTCCCAGCGGCGCTACCCGATCCAGCAGCTTCCTAACAACACGCCGCTGTTCTACCGCAGCATGGCTGAGTCGCGCCCAGGCTTCACTGTCGTCGCGCTCGGCCCGCTGACCAATCTGGCGGAGGCGGTGCGGCGCTTCCCCGACACCGCCGACGGGATCGGGCGGATCGTGTGGCTGGGCGGCGCGAAGTGTGGCGGGAATCACACGCCGGTCAGCGAGTTCAATGCGTGGCAAGATCCTGAAGCCGCCGAGATCGTGCTTGGTTCGGGCATTCCCGTGACGATGGTGCCGCTCGATACGTTCACCGGCTTCGTCGTCACGCCCGAAGATGTACAGCGGCTTGAGAGCGGCAATGCCGGTGGCCGGTTCCTGGTGCAGCCTTTGCGCGGTCTGCTGGGCGCGTTCGAGCGGCTGACGGGCCAAGCCCTCGCCAACCTGCCGGATGTGATCGCAATGATGCTGGCCTTTGACTCCTCCCTGGCGCAGACGACCCAGGACGCGCTCGTCAAGATCGTCGCCGATCGGAGCCTGACGCACGGCCAGACGATCGTCGCGCTGACATTCATTGAGCATCTCACGCTGATCGCCTCGGACGCCGAGCTGAGCGCGCTGGTCGATCGTGCGTTTAGCGATCCGTCGTTCGATCTCTTCGCGGCGTTTCTGGCGATCGTGGCGCGCGAGCCCGCTAATGTGCAGTGGGTGTCGAAGGTCGATGCCGCTGCCGTGCGCGATCGGTTTTTACAGGCGCTCACAGCTTCTTGA
- a CDS encoding HipA family kinase has translation MLRTVTATRYVTPLREGGSLPAIVEADDDGLYVLKFRGAGQGPKVLIAELICGEIGRALGLPIPEIVFVELDPALGRNEPDGEIQELINASAGLNLALDFLPGSLGFDSVTLPTIEPTLASTIVWFDAYITNVDRTPRNPNLLWWHRRLWLIDHGAALYFHHTWRDYQTRARSGFAQIKDHVLLPIADTLRDADEALASRITSALIEQVVAAIPDVWLEDEPGFVDRAAQRDAYITYLLSRLESPRMFVEEAIDARAKHL, from the coding sequence ATGCTGAGGACGGTGACAGCCACCCGCTACGTCACGCCGCTCCGCGAGGGCGGCTCGCTACCGGCGATTGTCGAGGCCGACGACGACGGCCTGTACGTGCTCAAATTTCGTGGCGCGGGGCAGGGGCCAAAAGTGCTGATCGCCGAGCTGATCTGTGGCGAGATCGGGCGGGCGCTTGGGCTGCCGATTCCGGAGATTGTCTTTGTCGAGCTTGATCCGGCGCTGGGGCGGAACGAGCCCGACGGCGAGATCCAAGAGCTGATCAATGCCAGCGCGGGGCTGAACCTTGCGCTCGACTTCCTGCCGGGCTCGCTCGGCTTCGATAGCGTCACGCTGCCCACGATCGAGCCGACGCTGGCCTCGACGATCGTCTGGTTCGACGCCTACATCACCAACGTCGATCGGACGCCGCGCAACCCGAATCTGCTGTGGTGGCACCGCCGACTCTGGCTGATCGATCATGGCGCGGCGCTCTACTTCCACCATACCTGGCGCGACTACCAGACGCGCGCCCGGAGCGGCTTTGCGCAGATCAAGGATCATGTGCTGCTGCCGATCGCCGATACGCTGCGCGACGCCGATGAGGCGCTGGCCTCGCGCATTACGTCAGCGTTGATCGAGCAGGTGGTCGCCGCCATCCCCGATGTGTGGCTGGAGGATGAGCCAGGCTTCGTCGATCGGGCAGCGCAGCGCGACGCCTACATCACCTATCTGCTGAGCCGCCTGGAGTCGCCGCGCATGTTTGTGGAGGAGGCGATCGATGCCCGCGCGAAACATCTTTGA
- a CDS encoding DUF3037 domain-containing protein, giving the protein MPARNIFEYAIIRVVPRIERGECINVGVVLFCRTRRFLEARIEIDPARLAAFAPGLDIAPIREQLDHIPLVCQGGAVAGPIGLLPPQERFRWLAAPRSTIVQPSPVHCGLCDNPEAALEHLFATMVRPISGD; this is encoded by the coding sequence ATGCCCGCGCGAAACATCTTTGAGTACGCGATCATCCGCGTAGTGCCCCGGATCGAGCGCGGCGAGTGCATCAACGTGGGCGTTGTGCTCTTTTGCCGCACCCGTCGCTTCCTTGAGGCGCGGATCGAAATCGATCCGGCTCGTCTTGCGGCGTTCGCGCCCGGCCTCGACATCGCGCCGATCCGCGAGCAGCTCGACCATATTCCGCTGGTCTGTCAGGGCGGCGCTGTCGCGGGTCCGATCGGGCTGCTGCCGCCGCAGGAGCGCTTTCGCTGGCTGGCAGCGCCGCGCAGCACGATCGTACAGCCCTCGCCGGTTCACTGCGGCCTCTGCGACAATCCAGAGGCGGCGCTGGAGCATCTGTTCGCGACGATGGTCCGTCCCATCAGCGGCGATTAA
- a CDS encoding peptidylprolyl isomerase, whose translation MANAQQGDTVKVHYTGRLEDNTVFDTSHGREPLEFTIGAGQLIPGFEQAVVGMQSGDTKTVQIPAAQGYGAHHPELVATVDRSQLPQELALEVGQQYQFQQPDGQAVVVTATDVSPSQVTFDANHPLAGKDLTFEIELVDIG comes from the coding sequence ATGGCGAATGCACAGCAGGGCGATACGGTGAAGGTCCACTACACCGGCAGGCTTGAGGATAACACGGTTTTCGATACGTCGCACGGTCGCGAGCCCCTTGAATTCACGATCGGTGCCGGGCAGCTGATCCCCGGCTTTGAGCAGGCCGTGGTCGGCATGCAATCGGGCGATACCAAAACGGTGCAGATCCCCGCCGCGCAAGGCTACGGCGCGCATCATCCGGAGCTGGTGGCGACAGTCGATCGCAGCCAGCTACCCCAGGAGCTGGCGCTGGAGGTCGGGCAGCAGTATCAATTTCAGCAGCCGGACGGCCAGGCGGTGGTCGTCACCGCGACCGACGTATCGCCGTCGCAGGTTACGTTCGATGCGAATCACCCGCTGGCGGGGAAGGATCTGACCTTCGAGATCGAGCTGGTCGACATCGGGTAG